In Acidobacteriota bacterium, one genomic interval encodes:
- a CDS encoding ABC transporter permease — translation MKLKRAWIIARLDLARLVRSKDYLVPLIILAGIFFVIIPWVMLGVVSKAGGSALIQQIGGVLESLPQIAQNNVRGNTPQARAAYAFSVYLLAPVAIVVPLTISSAIGAYGLIGDREKGTGEYLAHSPLHTSEIFYGKLIAAFIPGYLATVVGFGLYALIVNTRVGHLLGGWFFPTPEWWILIFWVVPPFIIFSLGVILWASGRVQSAPAAQQASTLVTLPVIILAYGVTSGLALDPVRGAIGIGAAAWVVALVVLRVTSRGLKRERLLGTSSQN, via the coding sequence GTGAAGCTGAAGCGAGCGTGGATCATCGCCAGACTTGACCTGGCACGGCTCGTGCGTTCAAAGGACTATCTCGTGCCGCTCATCATCCTCGCCGGAATATTTTTTGTCATCATCCCCTGGGTGATGCTCGGCGTCGTTTCCAAGGCTGGTGGATCGGCCCTCATCCAGCAGATCGGAGGAGTCCTCGAATCACTCCCCCAGATCGCCCAAAACAACGTCCGCGGTAACACCCCCCAGGCGAGAGCCGCCTATGCGTTTTCGGTGTACCTGCTCGCCCCGGTGGCGATCGTCGTACCGCTCACCATATCTTCAGCGATCGGTGCGTACGGACTCATCGGTGACCGCGAAAAAGGCACCGGCGAGTACCTCGCGCACTCACCGCTACACACGTCGGAGATCTTCTACGGGAAGCTCATTGCGGCTTTCATCCCTGGGTATCTCGCAACGGTCGTCGGCTTCGGCCTGTATGCCCTCATCGTCAACACCAGGGTCGGCCATCTCCTCGGCGGCTGGTTTTTCCCGACACCTGAGTGGTGGATTCTGATCTTCTGGGTGGTGCCACCGTTTATCATCTTCAGCCTCGGTGTCATCCTGTGGGCGTCGGGCCGCGTCCAGTCCGCTCCTGCCGCCCAACAGGCATCCACTCTCGTCACCCTCCCCGTCATAATCCTTGCCTACGGTGTCACCTCAGGCCTTGCACTCGACCCGGTCCGGGGTGCAATCGGCATCGGCGCAGCAGCGTGGGTGGTCGCCCTCGTGGTCCTACGAGTCACAAGCCGCGGTCTAAAGCGCGAACGCCTACTCGGCACCAGCTCGCAGAACTAA
- a CDS encoding ABC transporter ATP-binding protein: MTEPAITFDDVSKRFGDTIAVDSLTLSIPRGSVTVFLGPNGAGKTTTVRLTTGALTADSGEITVLGLSTSTDGHEVRKICGVVPPKPAFFDTLSGFDNLRYAAEIAGASPQTITPAAERFGIVDELDRRVDGYSTGMRTRLALARAVLHDPEVLLLDEPTAGLDPESSRAVLGLIREMAGKGRTIVMCTHLLHEAEGIADVVVLMGSGRARAVGNPHDLMKTYATEKRVTIDAVDRSMLALLQHMPGVLGIEGDGPMNVTIEDMSVVPSLVKALTDKGADITRVEPHKQTLEHLYFEMQRMIGDQP; encoded by the coding sequence ATGACCGAACCCGCCATCACGTTTGATGACGTGTCGAAACGCTTTGGTGACACCATTGCCGTCGACTCTCTCACTCTCAGTATTCCACGGGGTAGCGTCACAGTCTTTCTCGGCCCGAACGGTGCAGGCAAGACAACCACCGTGCGCCTCACCACGGGAGCCCTCACCGCCGACAGTGGCGAGATCACCGTGCTTGGACTCTCCACGTCGACGGACGGACACGAGGTCCGCAAGATTTGCGGTGTCGTGCCACCTAAACCCGCTTTCTTCGACACCCTTTCTGGATTCGACAACCTACGGTACGCCGCCGAAATCGCTGGAGCGTCACCACAGACAATTACACCCGCTGCGGAGAGGTTCGGGATAGTCGACGAACTCGACCGCCGGGTCGACGGCTACTCGACCGGCATGCGCACACGCCTTGCTTTGGCTCGGGCGGTGCTGCACGACCCCGAAGTGTTGCTCCTCGACGAACCAACAGCCGGTCTCGACCCGGAGTCGTCGCGAGCGGTGCTTGGGTTAATACGTGAAATGGCGGGAAAGGGCCGCACGATTGTGATGTGCACACATCTGCTCCATGAAGCCGAAGGCATCGCCGACGTCGTCGTGCTGATGGGGTCGGGGCGGGCCCGTGCAGTCGGAAACCCTCACGACCTGATGAAGACCTATGCCACCGAAAAGCGGGTCACGATTGACGCTGTGGACCGATCAATGCTTGCGCTCCTGCAACACATGCCTGGCGTCCTGGGAATCGAAGGTGACGGTCCGATGAATGTGACCATTGAAGACATGAGCGTCGTGCCGAGTCTGGTGAAAGCCCTGACAGACAAGGGCGCCGACATCACGCGGGTCGAACCACACAAACAAACCCTCGAACATCTCTACTTTGAGATGCAACGCATGATTGGGGATCAGCCGTGA
- a CDS encoding SOS response-associated peptidase, translating into MCGRFVQKEAPEYYADYFKAQLMPVFEQRVPQYNVAPTAPVIAVAVHDGVRRLESFRWGLLPFWAKDRRIGAKHINARVETAAMKPAFRDSFSKRRCLIPADGFFEWQVRPQGKLPHYIYSADQRPLALAGLWSMWRDPETDEQIVTCTILTGDPIESVATVHDRMPVILSADMWGTWLDRDLTNVDEVQEMLAGRPDPLMALHPVATLVNKVANNLAENIVPLDSSVGEAQQSLLDLSTSSE; encoded by the coding sequence ATGTGTGGACGGTTTGTGCAGAAGGAAGCGCCGGAGTACTACGCCGACTACTTCAAGGCTCAATTGATGCCGGTGTTTGAACAGCGCGTTCCCCAATACAACGTCGCACCGACGGCTCCAGTCATTGCGGTTGCGGTCCATGACGGTGTCCGCCGGCTTGAGTCGTTTCGATGGGGGTTGTTGCCCTTCTGGGCCAAGGACAGGCGCATCGGCGCAAAACACATCAACGCTCGGGTTGAGACAGCGGCCATGAAGCCGGCGTTTCGGGATTCGTTTTCCAAGCGCAGGTGTCTCATCCCCGCCGACGGTTTCTTCGAGTGGCAGGTGCGTCCACAGGGCAAGCTCCCGCACTACATCTACTCTGCAGACCAGCGGCCGCTTGCGTTGGCTGGTCTGTGGAGTATGTGGCGCGACCCCGAGACTGACGAACAGATTGTGACCTGCACCATCTTGACCGGTGACCCTATCGAGTCCGTCGCCACGGTCCACGACCGAATGCCGGTGATCCTCAGCGCCGATATGTGGGGCACATGGCTCGATCGTGACCTCACCAACGTCGACGAGGTGCAAGAGATGCTGGCCGGTCGACCTGATCCGTTGATGGCGCTGCACCCTGTGGCGACCCTCGTGAACAAGGTTGCCAACAATCTTGCGGAGAACATCGTGCCGCTCGACTCTTCGGTTGGTGAGGCACAGCAATCCCTGCTGGACCTGTCGACGTCTAGCGAGTAG